A genome region from Flavobacterium sp. includes the following:
- a CDS encoding DUF1349 domain-containing protein: MKKIVLGVVFLFLAQKISAQSLEKMQWFNEPEKWEIKNNALVMNVTANSDYWRISHYGFTVDDAPFYYATYGGEFEAKVKITGNYIARFDQMGLMIRVDEKNYIKTGVEFVDGKFNISTVVTHDKSDWSVLTLEKAPPFVWIKVVRRLDAVEVFYSFDDKNYIMTRNAPLQDNTPVMVGLMAASPDGKGFEAKFENFSVKHLPDQRRLEWLKNHQ; encoded by the coding sequence ATGAAAAAAATTGTACTTGGTGTCGTTTTTTTGTTTTTAGCGCAAAAAATTTCAGCACAAAGCCTTGAAAAAATGCAATGGTTTAATGAACCTGAAAAATGGGAAATTAAAAACAATGCCTTAGTCATGAATGTAACAGCAAACAGCGATTACTGGAGAATTTCTCACTATGGATTCACGGTTGATGATGCACCGTTTTATTATGCAACTTACGGCGGAGAATTTGAAGCTAAAGTAAAAATTACCGGAAATTATATCGCACGTTTTGACCAAATGGGTTTAATGATCCGTGTTGACGAAAAAAATTACATTAAAACAGGAGTAGAATTTGTTGACGGAAAATTCAATATCAGCACCGTTGTAACACACGATAAAAGCGATTGGAGCGTGTTAACTCTTGAAAAAGCGCCGCCATTCGTATGGATTAAAGTTGTGAGAAGATTGGATGCTGTTGAGGTCTTTTATTCTTTTGATGATAAAAATTATATCATGACAAGAAATGCGCCTTTGCAAGATAATACTCCTGTTATGGTTGGATTAATGGCTGCATCACCTGACGGAAAAGGTTTTGAAGCTAAATTCGAAAACTTCTCTGTAAAACATCTGCCAGATCAAAGAAGATTAGAATGGCTTAAAAATCACCAGTAA
- a CDS encoding glycoside hydrolase family 3 C-terminal domain-containing protein, whose translation MFKNVKTIVVLVLLSSFGLNAQNKVPVYLDDKKPINERVEDALSRMTTEEKIAIIHAQSKFSSPGVKRLGIPENWMTDGPHGIRTEVKWDEWDQAGWTNDSCIAFPALTALSSTWNKELASLYGKSIGEEARYRNKNVLLGPGVNIYRSPLNGRNFEYMGEDPFLTSKMVVPYIKGVQSNGVAACVKHFALNNQETNRNTVNVVVDDRALYEIYLPAFKAAVQEGEVWAIMGAYNKYKGQQCCHNEYLLNDILRGEWGFKGVVVSDWGGVNDTKQAIHNGLDMEFGSWTNGLSWGTSNAYDNYYLAKPYSEMIRKGEVGTKELDEKVRRVLRLAFLTTMDRNRPFGSFGTEEHAKAGLKIAQEGIVLLQNNNNILPINLSKTKKIAVIGENAIKMMTVGGGSSSLKARYEITPLEGLKKRIGNQAEIVYARGYVGDPTSNYNGVVAKVSLEEKRSPAELTAEALKVAKDADIVLFIGGLNKAPNQDDEGHDRKGLELSYGQDKLISELAKVNKNIVYVNISGNAVAMPWVKEVPGIVQGWFLGTEAGNALASVLVGDVNPSGKLSFTFPVKLSDNGAHALGEFPGGDEVKYNEGIFVGYRWADKNKIKPLFSFGHGLSYTTFAYGKVTADKKQMSGNDKITFSVTVKNTGNREGSEVVQLYISDLKSSLPRPVKELKGFEKVALKAGEEKTVTFTIDKTALSFFDDKKHDWVAEPGAFEAIVGASSTDIKSKVGFSLQ comes from the coding sequence ATGTTTAAAAACGTTAAAACAATCGTTGTTTTAGTTTTATTGAGTTCATTCGGATTGAATGCACAAAATAAAGTTCCGGTTTATCTTGATGATAAAAAGCCAATTAATGAGCGTGTAGAAGATGCGCTTTCGCGAATGACAACCGAAGAAAAAATTGCCATAATTCATGCGCAGTCTAAATTTAGTTCACCTGGTGTAAAACGTTTAGGAATTCCGGAAAACTGGATGACCGACGGACCACACGGAATTCGTACTGAAGTAAAATGGGACGAATGGGATCAGGCAGGATGGACAAATGATTCTTGTATTGCATTTCCGGCTTTAACGGCACTTTCTTCAACATGGAATAAAGAATTAGCTTCTTTATACGGAAAATCAATTGGAGAAGAAGCACGTTACCGAAACAAAAACGTACTATTAGGACCTGGAGTTAACATTTACAGAAGCCCATTAAACGGACGTAATTTCGAATATATGGGAGAGGATCCTTTCTTAACTTCAAAAATGGTGGTTCCTTATATTAAAGGAGTTCAGTCAAATGGAGTTGCTGCCTGCGTTAAACATTTTGCCCTAAACAATCAGGAAACAAACCGAAATACTGTAAATGTTGTAGTGGATGATCGTGCCTTGTACGAAATCTATCTTCCGGCCTTTAAAGCGGCTGTACAAGAAGGTGAAGTTTGGGCGATTATGGGAGCTTACAATAAATATAAAGGTCAGCAATGCTGCCACAACGAATATTTATTAAACGATATTCTTCGTGGAGAATGGGGCTTTAAAGGAGTTGTAGTTTCTGACTGGGGAGGAGTAAATGATACAAAACAAGCCATTCATAATGGTTTGGATATGGAATTTGGTTCTTGGACAAACGGACTTTCATGGGGAACAAGTAATGCATATGACAATTATTACTTAGCAAAACCATATTCTGAAATGATCAGAAAAGGTGAAGTTGGAACAAAAGAATTAGACGAAAAAGTACGTCGTGTTTTACGTTTGGCTTTCCTTACTACAATGGATAGAAATCGTCCTTTTGGATCTTTTGGAACAGAAGAACACGCAAAAGCAGGTTTAAAAATCGCTCAGGAAGGAATTGTTTTACTACAAAACAATAATAATATTCTGCCAATCAATCTTTCTAAAACTAAAAAGATTGCTGTAATTGGAGAAAATGCTATTAAAATGATGACTGTTGGGGGAGGAAGTTCTTCTCTAAAAGCACGTTACGAAATTACGCCGCTTGAAGGTTTAAAGAAAAGAATTGGCAATCAGGCTGAAATTGTATACGCTCGTGGTTATGTGGGAGACCCAACAAGTAATTATAACGGAGTGGTTGCAAAAGTAAGTTTAGAAGAAAAACGTTCTCCTGCTGAATTAACTGCTGAGGCTTTAAAAGTAGCTAAGGATGCTGATATTGTATTATTTATTGGAGGTTTAAATAAAGCTCCAAATCAGGATGATGAAGGACACGATCGTAAAGGATTAGAACTTTCTTATGGTCAGGATAAATTAATCAGCGAATTAGCAAAAGTAAATAAGAATATTGTTTACGTAAACATTTCTGGAAATGCAGTAGCAATGCCGTGGGTAAAAGAAGTTCCGGGAATTGTTCAGGGATGGTTTTTAGGAACAGAAGCAGGAAATGCTTTGGCTTCAGTTTTAGTTGGAGATGTAAATCCTTCTGGAAAATTATCTTTCACTTTCCCAGTAAAATTATCTGATAACGGAGCACACGCTTTAGGAGAATTCCCGGGCGGAGACGAAGTAAAATATAATGAAGGAATTTTTGTTGGATACCGTTGGGCAGACAAAAACAAAATAAAACCATTATTCTCTTTTGGACACGGATTAAGCTATACGACTTTTGCATACGGAAAAGTAACTGCTGACAAAAAACAAATGTCAGGCAATGATAAAATCACATTTTCTGTAACGGTAAAAAATACCGGAAACAGAGAAGGATCTGAAGTTGTTCAGCTTTATATCAGCGATTTAAAATCTTCATTACCTCGTCCGGTAAAAGAATTAAAAGGATTTGAAAAAGTTGCCCTAAAAGCAGGAGAAGAGAAAACAGTTACGTTTACAATCGACAAAACGGCTTTAAGTTTCTTCGATGATAAAAAACACGACTGGGTTGCAGAACCGGGAGCTTTTGAAGCAATCGTTGGTGCATCTTCAACTGATATAAAATCTAAAGTGGGCTTCTCACTTCAATAA
- a CDS encoding metalloregulator ArsR/SmtB family transcription factor encodes MENIELFKALSNKSRLQMLEWLKEPEINFPGQLEHGGFEHGVCVGQIQAKAGLTQSTVSEYLSILQRAGFIEAKRVGQWTYYKRNEGAFEALSKLIQSNL; translated from the coding sequence ATGGAAAATATAGAACTTTTTAAAGCCTTGTCAAACAAGTCCAGACTGCAAATGCTGGAGTGGCTAAAAGAACCTGAAATAAACTTTCCCGGCCAGCTTGAACATGGCGGATTTGAACACGGTGTATGCGTGGGACAAATTCAGGCCAAAGCCGGTTTGACACAATCAACCGTATCAGAATACCTGTCTATTTTGCAACGCGCGGGTTTTATCGAAGCCAAACGTGTTGGACAATGGACTTATTATAAACGTAACGAAGGTGCCTTTGAAGCACTCAGTAAATTAATTCAATCTAATTTGTAA
- a CDS encoding DUF6377 domain-containing protein: protein MLISFPVFASESTDDIIDKLNLALKNKEHYVQLKEERILNFKKIKSENLTKEQEYNYNKTLYTEYQKFNSDSAILYVKKNLKIADELHDKDLADLANLQLVTLYSSSGKYRESEAILKSIDKNKLSKSLLPNYYVSYREFFEHYAANSYSIHYLEQIQKYRDSLLMVLDPKSMNYKINKIQHDMYHKKLIGAQKDLMNLLKNTEEADPQYAMITYLLGSIYEHTHQLELRKKYYALSATADIKNANKDNASLQELALVFYEIEDVDMAYKLTQSAIEDALYCNVQFRTLLMSEVYSIINTVYLEKEAKRKTELQLYLICISILSVFLIIAVIYVYKQMKKVSRIRGELYETSQKLAELNQDITETNNQLQERNAQLSESNHIKEEYIAHFFSLCSTYINKLENYRIILNKKATAKQFDEIYKMLKSTTLVDTELEELYKNFDIIFLNLYPTFVKDFNALLIKEEQVVLKQGELLNTELRIFALIRLGINDSVKIAAFLRYSLSTIYNYRTRARNKAAVSRNDFEEMVMKIGLITLKI from the coding sequence ATGTTGATCAGCTTTCCGGTTTTTGCTTCGGAAAGTACGGATGATATTATAGACAAATTAAATCTGGCGCTAAAAAACAAAGAACATTATGTTCAGTTAAAAGAAGAAAGAATTCTCAATTTCAAGAAAATCAAATCTGAAAATTTAACGAAAGAGCAGGAGTACAATTACAACAAAACGTTATATACAGAATACCAAAAATTCAATTCAGATTCAGCTATTTTATATGTAAAAAAGAATTTGAAAATTGCCGATGAACTTCATGACAAAGATTTAGCCGATTTAGCCAATCTTCAATTAGTTACCCTTTATTCATCTTCCGGAAAATACCGCGAATCAGAAGCGATTTTAAAAAGTATTGACAAAAATAAATTGTCAAAATCGCTGCTTCCGAATTATTATGTTTCCTATCGCGAATTTTTCGAACATTATGCCGCAAACAGCTACAGCATACATTATTTAGAGCAGATTCAAAAATACCGTGATTCTTTATTGATGGTTTTAGATCCAAAATCTATGAACTACAAAATCAATAAAATTCAGCACGATATGTATCATAAAAAACTTATTGGTGCCCAAAAAGATTTAATGAATCTGCTAAAAAATACTGAAGAAGCAGATCCGCAATATGCCATGATAACATATTTACTTGGAAGTATTTATGAGCATACACATCAGTTGGAATTACGAAAAAAGTATTATGCGCTTTCTGCAACTGCAGATATTAAAAATGCCAATAAGGACAATGCTTCGCTGCAGGAACTGGCTTTAGTTTTTTATGAAATAGAAGATGTCGACATGGCTTATAAACTTACACAATCGGCTATTGAAGATGCGCTTTATTGCAATGTGCAGTTTCGAACGCTTTTAATGTCAGAAGTTTATTCGATCATTAATACTGTTTATTTAGAAAAAGAAGCCAAACGAAAAACCGAATTGCAGTTGTATTTAATCTGTATCAGTATTCTTTCGGTATTTTTGATCATTGCTGTAATTTACGTTTACAAACAAATGAAAAAAGTTTCGAGAATTCGTGGAGAATTGTATGAAACGAGTCAAAAACTGGCCGAATTAAATCAGGATATTACCGAAACTAATAATCAATTACAGGAACGTAACGCACAATTATCAGAGTCAAATCATATTAAAGAAGAATATATTGCGCATTTTTTCAGCCTTTGTTCAACTTACATTAATAAACTGGAGAATTACCGCATCATTTTAAATAAAAAAGCAACGGCAAAACAATTTGACGAAATCTACAAAATGCTAAAATCAACTACTTTGGTTGATACTGAATTGGAAGAATTGTATAAAAACTTTGATATTATTTTCCTGAATCTCTATCCAACTTTTGTAAAAGACTTCAATGCGCTTTTAATTAAAGAAGAACAAGTAGTTTTAAAACAAGGAGAATTACTCAATACCGAGCTTAGAATTTTTGCTTTAATTCGTTTAGGAATTAACGACAGCGTAAAAATTGCAGCCTTTCTTCGTTACTCTTTAAGTACAATTTACAATTATCGAACAAGAGCCAGAAATAAAGCTGCCGTTTCGAGAAATGATTTTGAAGAAATGGTCATGAAAATCGGTTTAATTACGTTGAAAATCTAA
- a CDS encoding TlpA disulfide reductase family protein, translating into MKKTLLILAFLCCVITNTKAQVVGVDVGDIAPEIDLPNTKGENVALSSLRGSLTLIDFWASWCGPCIKEQPTLQKLYAAYPDKFSIYSVSMDTKKPLWLGAIAKGKLPWIQVSDLKYWQSPVVGAYMLQSVPLNFLIDKNGIILAKNIHGKALEDMVNSLLTAQ; encoded by the coding sequence ATGAAAAAAACTCTACTAATTTTAGCATTTTTATGTTGTGTAATTACCAATACAAAAGCACAGGTTGTAGGCGTTGATGTTGGAGATATCGCTCCGGAAATTGATCTGCCAAATACGAAAGGAGAAAATGTAGCACTTTCATCTTTAAGAGGTTCTTTAACCTTAATTGATTTTTGGGCTTCGTGGTGCGGACCTTGTATAAAAGAACAGCCGACTTTGCAAAAATTGTATGCTGCTTATCCAGATAAATTTTCGATTTACAGCGTTTCGATGGATACTAAAAAACCGCTTTGGTTAGGTGCAATCGCAAAAGGAAAATTGCCTTGGATACAAGTAAGTGATTTAAAATACTGGCAGTCTCCGGTTGTTGGAGCTTATATGCTTCAATCAGTTCCGTTAAACTTTTTAATAGATAAAAACGGAATTATCCTGGCTAAAAATATTCACGGAAAAGCTTTAGAAGATATGGTTAATAGTTTGCTGACAGCTCAGTGA
- a CDS encoding acyltransferase, whose protein sequence is MYIKAKKHYEILDGLRGVAAILVVTFHIFESFSGGNRFVQIINHGYLAVDFFFLLSGFVVAYAYDDRWGKMTQWEFYKRRLIRLQPMVIMGMIIGAVFYYFQASDILFPQIAGMEVWKVIVTMLIGFTLLPIPPSMEIRGWGEMHPLNGPAWSLFFEYIANILYALIFRRFSNKVLSVFVLIFAGLLINYTVFGPKGDVIGGWSLNLEQMNIGFTRLLYPFFAGILLSRLGKLIHIKGAFWVCSILITIVLALPRFGNEDTLWINGLYESFCIILVFPVIVAIGAGGQIKSPFSAKICKLLGDISYPIYITHYPLIYWYTAWVVDNKVSLQEGYPLGIGVLIASILLAYLCLKLYDEPVRNWLQNKFQRKKGSEVLSN, encoded by the coding sequence ATGTATATTAAAGCAAAAAAACATTACGAAATTCTGGATGGTTTGCGTGGAGTTGCGGCTATATTAGTTGTTACCTTTCACATTTTTGAATCATTTAGCGGAGGAAATCGTTTTGTACAAATTATCAATCACGGATATTTAGCCGTTGATTTCTTTTTTCTTTTATCCGGATTTGTTGTCGCTTATGCGTATGACGACCGTTGGGGGAAAATGACGCAATGGGAATTCTACAAACGCCGATTAATCCGCCTTCAGCCAATGGTAATTATGGGAATGATCATTGGTGCTGTATTTTACTATTTTCAGGCCTCAGATATATTGTTTCCACAAATTGCAGGAATGGAAGTGTGGAAAGTAATTGTAACAATGCTTATAGGTTTCACTCTTCTGCCAATTCCACCATCAATGGAAATCAGAGGCTGGGGAGAAATGCATCCTTTAAATGGTCCGGCATGGTCACTTTTTTTCGAATACATCGCAAACATCTTGTACGCCCTAATTTTTCGCAGATTTTCGAATAAAGTGCTGTCAGTTTTCGTGCTGATATTTGCCGGACTGTTAATTAATTACACGGTTTTTGGCCCCAAAGGCGATGTTATAGGCGGGTGGTCTTTAAATCTGGAACAAATGAATATTGGATTCACCCGATTATTATATCCGTTTTTTGCCGGAATTTTGCTTTCCCGTTTAGGAAAACTAATTCACATAAAAGGTGCATTCTGGGTTTGCAGTATTTTAATCACAATTGTTTTGGCACTGCCAAGATTTGGAAATGAAGACACTTTATGGATAAACGGTTTATACGAATCTTTCTGCATCATTTTAGTTTTTCCGGTTATCGTTGCAATAGGGGCAGGCGGACAGATTAAAAGTCCATTTTCAGCTAAAATCTGTAAGCTTTTAGGCGATATTTCGTATCCTATTTACATTACACATTATCCATTAATTTACTGGTATACAGCTTGGGTTGTCGATAATAAAGTCTCTCTTCAGGAAGGTTATCCATTAGGAATAGGAGTTTTAATAGCTAGTATTTTATTGGCGTATTTATGTTTAAAATTATATGACGAACCTGTTAGGAACTGGCTTCAGAATAAATTTCAGAGAAAGAAAGGTTCTGAGGTTCTAAGCAACTAA
- a CDS encoding NADH:flavin oxidoreductase: MSTNNLFSPFNLKSLNLKNRIVMAPMTRSFSPNGVPTDDVAAYYQKRAEGEVGLILSEGTVIDRPSSSNDANVPHFYGETSLNGWKKVIDGVHAAGGKMGPQIWHMGIMDNHHSGWVPPVPFEGPSGLNRPDFRNGVAMTEKDIEDTILAFGKAAADAKRLGFDTIEIHGAHGYLIDQFFRAETNLREDIYGGKTLPERNRFAIEVIKEIRKQVGNDFAVIMRFSQFKPSDYNYKLAKNPQELEAWLTPLVDAGVDIIHASQRRFWEPEFEDSDLNFAGWAKKVTGAPTITVGSVGLSSDFFGAFAGESSEPTSLEELNRRFDRGDFDLVAVGRPLLSDPSWTAKIKAGKTDQLKGFSKEALGALVLE; the protein is encoded by the coding sequence ATGAGTACAAACAACCTGTTTTCGCCATTTAACCTGAAATCGTTAAATCTGAAAAACCGAATCGTAATGGCGCCAATGACGCGCTCTTTTTCTCCAAACGGAGTTCCAACTGATGATGTAGCAGCTTATTACCAAAAAAGAGCTGAAGGAGAAGTTGGTTTAATATTATCTGAAGGAACTGTTATCGACAGACCTTCTTCATCAAATGATGCAAATGTTCCGCATTTTTATGGTGAAACATCTTTAAACGGATGGAAAAAAGTTATTGACGGAGTTCACGCTGCGGGCGGAAAAATGGGACCGCAGATCTGGCATATGGGAATTATGGATAATCACCATTCAGGATGGGTTCCGCCAGTTCCTTTTGAAGGCCCTTCTGGATTAAACCGTCCTGATTTTAGAAACGGTGTTGCCATGACCGAAAAAGATATCGAAGATACCATTCTTGCTTTTGGTAAAGCTGCGGCTGATGCTAAAAGATTAGGTTTTGATACGATCGAAATTCACGGTGCGCACGGTTATTTAATCGATCAGTTCTTTAGAGCTGAAACTAATTTACGTGAAGATATTTATGGTGGAAAAACTTTACCGGAACGTAACCGTTTTGCTATTGAAGTTATCAAAGAAATTAGAAAACAAGTTGGGAATGATTTTGCGGTTATTATGCGCTTTTCTCAATTTAAACCTTCTGATTACAATTATAAACTAGCTAAAAATCCACAGGAATTAGAAGCTTGGCTTACGCCGCTTGTTGATGCCGGAGTTGATATTATACATGCTTCGCAACGCAGATTCTGGGAACCTGAATTCGAAGATTCTGATTTGAATTTTGCAGGATGGGCTAAAAAAGTAACGGGAGCTCCAACTATTACAGTAGGTTCTGTTGGTCTTTCAAGTGATTTCTTTGGTGCTTTTGCCGGAGAAAGTTCTGAACCAACTTCTTTAGAAGAACTAAACAGACGTTTCGACAGAGGCGATTTTGATTTGGTTGCTGTTGGTAGACCTCTTTTATCTGATCCTAGCTGGACTGCTAAAATTAAAGCAGGAAAAACTGATCAGTTAAAAGGTTTCAGTAAAGAAGCTTTGGGTGCATTGGTTTTAGAATAA